Proteins from one Pseudomonas sp. KBS0710 genomic window:
- the xylA gene encoding xylose isomerase — translation MPYFPGVEKVRFEGPDSDAPLAFRHYDANKLILGKPMREHLRMAACYWHTFVWPGADMFGMGTFKRPWQRSGEPMDVAIGKAEAAFEFFSKLGIDYYSFHDTDVAPEGSSLKEYRNHFAQMVDHLERHQEQTGIQLLWGTANCFSHPRFAAGAASNPDPEVFAYAAAQVFSAMNATQRLKGANYVLWGGREGYETLLNTDLKREREQLGRFMRMVVEHKYKIGFKGDLLIEPKPQEPTKHQYDYDSATVFGFLHEFGLEHEIKVNIEANHATLAGHSFHHEIATAVSLGIFGSIDANRGDPQNGWDTDQFPNSVEEMTLATYEILKAGGFKNGGYNFDSKVRRQSLDEIDLFHGHVAAMDVLALSLERAAAMVQNDRLQQFKDQRYAGWQQPLGQAVLAGEFSLESLAEHAFAQALNPQAVSGRQEMLEGVVNRFIYR, via the coding sequence ATGCCGTACTTCCCAGGTGTCGAGAAGGTTCGCTTCGAAGGCCCCGACAGCGACGCCCCCCTCGCCTTTCGTCATTACGATGCCAACAAGCTGATCCTCGGCAAGCCCATGCGTGAACACCTGCGCATGGCCGCCTGCTACTGGCACACCTTCGTGTGGCCGGGGGCGGACATGTTCGGCATGGGCACCTTCAAACGCCCGTGGCAACGCAGCGGTGAGCCGATGGACGTGGCCATCGGCAAGGCGGAAGCAGCGTTCGAGTTTTTCTCCAAGCTGGGCATTGATTACTACAGCTTTCACGACACCGATGTGGCGCCCGAAGGCAGTTCGCTCAAGGAATACCGCAACCACTTTGCCCAGATGGTCGACCACCTTGAGCGCCACCAGGAACAGACCGGCATCCAGTTGCTGTGGGGCACCGCCAACTGTTTCAGCCACCCGCGTTTTGCCGCTGGCGCCGCCAGCAACCCGGACCCGGAGGTGTTTGCCTACGCCGCCGCCCAGGTGTTCAGCGCGATGAACGCCACGCAACGCCTCAAGGGCGCCAACTATGTACTGTGGGGCGGTCGCGAAGGCTATGAAACCTTGCTGAACACCGACCTCAAGCGCGAGCGCGAACAGCTCGGGCGCTTTATGCGCATGGTGGTAGAGCACAAGTACAAGATCGGCTTTAAGGGCGATTTGCTGATCGAACCCAAGCCCCAGGAGCCGACCAAACACCAATACGATTACGACAGCGCCACGGTGTTCGGTTTCCTGCATGAGTTCGGCCTGGAGCACGAGATCAAAGTGAACATCGAGGCCAACCACGCCACCTTGGCCGGGCACAGTTTTCACCATGAAATTGCCACCGCCGTGTCCCTCGGAATTTTTGGCAGCATCGACGCCAACCGTGGCGACCCGCAGAACGGCTGGGACACCGACCAGTTCCCCAACAGTGTCGAGGAGATGACCCTGGCCACCTATGAAATCCTTAAGGCTGGGGGCTTCAAGAACGGCGGCTACAACTTTGACTCCAAAGTGCGCCGCCAGAGCCTGGATGAGATTGACCTGTTCCATGGGCATGTCGCGGCCATGGATGTGCTCGCCCTGTCCCTGGAGCGCGCTGCTGCCATGGTGCAGAACGACCGCTTGCAGCAGTTCAAGGACCAGCGCTATGCCGGCTGGCAGCAACCCCTGGGCCAGGCGGTGCTGGCCGGTGAGTTCAGCCTGGAGTCACTGGCTGAACATGCCTTTGCCCAAGCCCTGAACCCACAGGCGGTGAGTGGTCGCCAGGAGATGCTCGAAGGCGTGGTCAATCGGTTTATCTATCGGTGA
- a CDS encoding XylR family transcriptional regulator — protein MKTLPPVHRIALLFNGSKIYDRGIISGIGNYLSSTRASWDLFLEEDFLCRLRGIERWQGDGIIADFDDPLIGEALADIHLPVVAVGGSYEDARAYPKGIPYVATDNYALIKLAYEHLIEAGLTRFACFSLPEAQANRWAQEREKAFRRLMQRDGLQVEVYRGLGTSAPLWDSAVEQQIAWLQALPKPIGIIAVTDARARQLLQACLTAGIAVPEQVALIGIDNDPLTRTLTRVPLSSVIQGTETMGRTAAALLHQMLHGKPCAGTQILVPPDAINVQASSLHQPLGNPYVMQALLFIRQYACQGIKTAQVAAYVGVSRSSLESHFRKVRGCSVHDEILRFKLAAAAKGLEDQALAIADVAHNCGFKSAQYLHTVFRREFGCTPREYQHGVSTS, from the coding sequence ATGAAAACCCTACCGCCCGTGCACCGCATCGCCCTGTTGTTCAACGGCAGCAAAATCTATGACCGCGGCATCATCAGCGGCATCGGCAATTACTTGAGCAGTACCCGTGCGTCCTGGGATTTGTTCCTGGAAGAAGATTTTCTGTGCCGGCTAAGAGGCATCGAACGCTGGCAGGGCGACGGCATCATCGCCGACTTCGATGACCCGCTGATCGGCGAGGCGCTGGCCGATATTCATTTGCCGGTGGTGGCGGTGGGTGGCTCTTACGAGGATGCGCGAGCCTATCCCAAAGGCATTCCGTATGTGGCCACGGACAACTACGCGTTGATCAAACTGGCTTATGAACACTTGATTGAGGCGGGGCTGACCCGCTTTGCCTGTTTCAGCCTGCCCGAAGCCCAGGCCAACCGCTGGGCGCAGGAGCGCGAGAAAGCCTTTCGCCGCCTGATGCAACGCGATGGTTTGCAGGTTGAGGTGTACCGTGGGCTGGGCACCAGCGCGCCGCTGTGGGACAGCGCGGTGGAGCAGCAGATTGCCTGGCTGCAAGCCTTGCCCAAGCCCATCGGTATCATCGCCGTCACCGATGCCCGCGCCCGGCAATTGCTGCAAGCCTGCCTGACCGCCGGCATCGCCGTGCCGGAACAGGTCGCGTTGATCGGCATCGACAACGACCCGCTGACCCGCACCCTCACGCGGGTGCCGCTCAGCTCGGTGATCCAGGGCACCGAGACCATGGGCCGCACCGCCGCCGCGCTGCTGCACCAAATGTTGCACGGCAAACCCTGCGCGGGCACGCAGATCCTGGTGCCGCCGGATGCAATCAATGTGCAAGCCTCGAGCCTGCATCAACCGTTGGGCAATCCCTATGTGATGCAGGCGTTGCTGTTTATTCGCCAATACGCCTGCCAGGGCATCAAGACCGCGCAGGTGGCGGCGTATGTGGGTGTGTCGCGCTCATCCCTGGAGTCGCACTTTCGCAAGGTGCGTGGGTGCAGCGTGCATGACGAAATCCTGCGCTTCAAACTCGCGGCGGCGGCCAAGGGCCTGGAGGACCAGGCGTTGGCGATCGCCGACGTTGCTCACAATTGCGGCTTTAAATCGGCGCAGTACCTGCACACGGTGTTTCGGCGAGAGTTTGGCTGTACGCCGCGTGAGTACCAGCACGGCGTGAGTACATCGTAG
- a CDS encoding carbohydrate porin, with the protein MTLTSPMPFGRLVLGLAFAAALPVQADDTTLTGDWGGLRRELDEQGIRFTGDYSGETAYNADGGQHRSARYSQNIKLGVQFDLGKLYGLTNGDRIQLTINDRRGNSASEDLVGNRLPIQENYGGLYTRLTELSYERTLFTPALNIKLGYMAMGNDLGGLDSGILCNFMNAGFCGHPLNMSGGSGWTNYPNARLGARVKYDFSPNWQLRVAAFNVDPDSNGNSSRAWRLDPKRTTGTVVPIELVYKHAGTLPGEYKLGYYYDSSNVKRIGSNKDVNGRGGHYLLIDQAVWASSTSAGRVLHAFSQYSAASEAASPFSKWYGAGVVLYKPFEGRPRDTLALGYGRAVPNPRSRDVQELAAFNAGADYPNLNNAEQLIELSYGYQATPWLTLRPDVQYIIEPGAFSGESIDNALVLGLQVKATF; encoded by the coding sequence ATGACCCTCACTTCTCCTATGCCCTTCGGCCGCCTGGTGCTGGGCCTGGCCTTTGCTGCCGCCCTGCCCGTGCAAGCCGACGACACTACCCTGACCGGCGACTGGGGCGGCCTGCGCCGTGAACTTGACGAGCAAGGTATCCGCTTCACCGGCGACTACAGCGGCGAGACCGCCTACAACGCCGACGGCGGCCAACACCGCTCGGCGCGCTACTCGCAGAACATCAAGCTGGGTGTGCAGTTCGACCTCGGCAAGCTCTACGGCTTGACCAATGGCGACCGCATTCAACTGACCATCAATGACCGGCGCGGCAACAGCGCCTCCGAAGACCTGGTGGGCAACCGACTGCCGATCCAGGAGAACTATGGCGGCCTCTACACCCGCCTCACCGAGCTGAGCTACGAGCGCACGCTGTTCACCCCCGCGCTGAACATCAAGCTCGGTTACATGGCGATGGGCAATGACCTCGGTGGCCTCGACAGCGGCATCCTGTGCAACTTCATGAACGCCGGTTTCTGCGGGCACCCGCTGAACATGTCCGGCGGCAGCGGCTGGACCAACTACCCGAATGCACGCCTGGGTGCGCGGGTGAAATACGACTTTTCGCCAAACTGGCAACTGCGCGTGGCGGCATTTAATGTCGACCCCGACAGCAACGGCAACTCCAGCCGCGCCTGGCGCCTGGACCCCAAACGCACCACCGGCACCGTGGTGCCGATCGAGCTGGTGTACAAACACGCGGGCACGCTGCCGGGTGAGTACAAGCTGGGTTATTACTACGACAGCTCCAATGTGAAGCGCATTGGCAGCAACAAAGACGTCAACGGTCGCGGCGGTCACTACCTGCTGATCGACCAGGCCGTCTGGGCTTCCAGCACATCCGCAGGCCGCGTGCTGCACGCGTTCAGCCAATACTCGGCGGCCAGCGAAGCTGCCTCGCCGTTCAGCAAGTGGTACGGCGCAGGCGTGGTGCTGTACAAGCCGTTTGAAGGCCGCCCACGCGACACACTTGCCTTGGGTTATGGCCGCGCGGTGCCGAACCCACGCAGCCGTGACGTGCAGGAGTTGGCGGCGTTCAATGCCGGGGCGGACTACCCCAACCTGAACAATGCCGAGCAATTGATCGAACTCAGTTATGGCTACCAGGCCACGCCGTGGCTGACGCTGCGCCCGGATGTGCAATACATCATTGAGCCGGGGGCGTTTTCCGGTGAAAGCATCGATAACGCGCTGGTGCTCGGGCTGCAGGTGAAAGCAACCTTCTAA
- a CDS encoding glucose/quinate/shikimate family membrane-bound PQQ-dependent dehydrogenase: MKRASRAAGASRFLLLGLGVVIALLGVALAVGGAKLVSLGGSWYFLVGGVAMAVSGLLIARRKPAGAWLFAAFLVCTAVWAIADVGLVYWPLFSRLFMFAVIGLVVALVYPLLVGRPARGAYGVAAVLAVGVAVAAGNMFVAHPSVAPTGKGPGITPVAAGDAQKDWAHYGNTEGGSRFAALDQINRDTVNKLKVAWTYHTGDVAISDGNGAEDQLTPLQIGNKVFICTPHNNLIALDADTGKELWKNEVNAKSAVWQRCRGMAYFDATAPLAQPTQPNSSPIIAASVPAGAQCQRRLLTNTIDARLIAVDADTGKFCEDFGTHGQVDLKAGLGNVPDSYYQLSSAPLIAGTTVVVGGRVADNVQTDMPGGVIRGFDVISGQMRWAFDPGNPEDKQAPAAGSTYVRSTPNSWAPMSYDPLMNTVFLPMGSSSTDIYGVERTQLNHKYGASVLALDASTGAEKWVYQTVHNDLWDFDLPMQPSLIDFTPPGSDKAVPALVIGTKAGQIYVLDRATGKPLTDVKEVPVKAANIPNEPYSPTQPKSVGMPQIGAQTLTESDMWGATPFDQLLCRIDFKGMRYEGLYTAPGTDKSLSFPGSLGGMNWGSISTDPVHGFIFVNDMRLGLWIQMVPSQNKAQAASGGEALNTGMGAVPLKGTPYAVNKNRFLSVAGIPCQAPPFGTLTAIDMKTQQIAWQVPVGTVEDTGPLGIRMHLPIKVGLPTLGGTLSTQGGLIFIAGTQDFYLRAFNSGNGDEVWKARLPVGSQGGPMTYVSPKTGKQYIVITAGGARQSTDRGDYVIAYALP; this comes from the coding sequence ATGAAAAGAGCATCGCGCGCCGCTGGCGCCTCTAGATTTCTCCTGCTGGGCCTGGGCGTGGTTATCGCCCTGCTCGGCGTAGCGCTGGCTGTGGGCGGCGCCAAACTGGTCAGCCTGGGCGGTTCCTGGTACTTCCTGGTCGGTGGCGTGGCCATGGCCGTTTCCGGCCTGTTGATTGCGCGGCGCAAGCCGGCGGGTGCATGGCTGTTCGCCGCGTTCCTGGTCTGCACCGCCGTGTGGGCGATTGCGGATGTGGGCCTGGTGTACTGGCCGCTGTTTTCGCGGCTGTTCATGTTTGCGGTGATAGGCCTGGTGGTGGCGCTGGTGTATCCGCTGCTGGTCGGCCGGCCTGCGCGCGGTGCCTATGGCGTTGCCGCCGTGCTGGCAGTGGGCGTGGCGGTGGCGGCGGGCAATATGTTCGTGGCGCACCCAAGCGTTGCGCCTACCGGCAAAGGCCCAGGCATCACGCCAGTGGCCGCCGGCGATGCGCAGAAGGACTGGGCGCATTACGGCAACACCGAAGGTGGCAGCCGCTTTGCGGCGCTGGACCAGATCAACCGCGACACCGTCAATAAACTCAAAGTGGCGTGGACCTACCACACCGGCGACGTGGCGATCAGCGATGGCAACGGCGCCGAGGACCAACTGACGCCCCTGCAGATCGGCAACAAGGTGTTTATCTGCACCCCGCACAACAACCTGATCGCCCTGGATGCCGACACCGGCAAAGAGCTGTGGAAAAACGAAGTTAACGCCAAGTCGGCAGTCTGGCAGCGTTGCCGTGGCATGGCGTATTTCGACGCCACCGCGCCGCTTGCCCAGCCAACCCAACCCAACAGCTCGCCGATCATTGCCGCCAGCGTACCGGCCGGGGCGCAATGCCAACGCCGTTTGCTGACCAACACCATTGATGCGCGCCTGATCGCGGTGGATGCCGATACCGGCAAATTCTGCGAAGACTTCGGTACCCACGGCCAGGTGGACCTCAAGGCCGGCCTGGGCAATGTACCCGACAGCTACTACCAGCTGTCCTCGGCACCCTTGATCGCCGGCACCACCGTGGTGGTCGGCGGCCGCGTGGCGGATAACGTGCAAACCGATATGCCCGGCGGTGTGATCCGCGGCTTCGACGTGATCAGCGGGCAGATGCGCTGGGCGTTCGACCCGGGCAACCCCGAAGACAAACAAGCCCCGGCAGCCGGCAGCACTTATGTGCGCAGCACGCCGAACAGCTGGGCGCCGATGTCTTATGACCCGCTGATGAACACGGTTTTCCTGCCGATGGGCAGTTCGTCCACCGACATCTACGGCGTTGAACGGACCCAACTGAACCACAAATACGGTGCTTCGGTGCTGGCGCTGGACGCCTCCACCGGCGCAGAAAAGTGGGTGTACCAGACCGTCCACAATGACCTGTGGGACTTCGACCTGCCGATGCAGCCGAGCCTGATCGACTTCACCCCACCAGGCAGCGACAAGGCCGTACCGGCGCTGGTGATCGGCACCAAGGCCGGGCAAATCTATGTGCTCGACCGCGCCACCGGCAAGCCGCTGACCGACGTGAAGGAAGTACCGGTCAAGGCCGCCAACATTCCCAACGAGCCTTATTCGCCGACCCAGCCTAAATCGGTGGGCATGCCACAGATCGGCGCGCAGACGCTGACCGAATCGGACATGTGGGGCGCTACGCCGTTCGACCAATTGCTGTGCCGCATCGACTTCAAAGGCATGCGCTACGAAGGCTTGTACACCGCGCCGGGCACGGATAAATCGCTGAGCTTCCCGGGCTCTTTGGGCGGCATGAACTGGGGCAGTATTTCCACCGACCCGGTGCACGGTTTTATCTTCGTCAATGACATGCGCCTGGGCCTGTGGATCCAGATGGTGCCGTCGCAGAACAAGGCCCAGGCCGCCTCCGGTGGCGAAGCGCTGAATACCGGCATGGGCGCCGTGCCGCTCAAGGGCACGCCGTATGCGGTGAACAAAAACCGCTTCCTGTCGGTGGCCGGCATTCCGTGCCAGGCGCCGCCGTTCGGCACCCTGACTGCCATCGACATGAAGACTCAGCAGATCGCCTGGCAAGTGCCGGTCGGCACTGTTGAGGACACCGGCCCGCTGGGCATCCGCATGCACCTGCCGATCAAGGTCGGCCTGCCGACGCTGGGCGGCACCTTGTCGACCCAGGGCGGGCTGATCTTTATCGCCGGCACCCAGGACTTCTACCTGCGCGCCTTCAACAGCGGCAACGGTGATGAAGTCTGGAAAGCCCGCCTGCCAGTGGGCAGCCAGGGCGGCCCGATGACCTATGTGTCGCCTAAAACCGGCAAGCAGTACATCGTCATCACCGCTGGCGGTGCACGCCAGTCCACTGATCGCGGTGACTACGTGATCGCCTACGCCCTGCCGTAA
- a CDS encoding proline iminopeptidase-family hydrolase — MQVHEGYADFRGYRTWFRVTGDLKSGRLPLIVAHGGPGCTHDYVDSFKDLADTGRAVVHYDQLGNGRSTHLRDAPADFWNVELFLAELNNLIEHLHIREYALLGQSWGGMLGAEHAVRQPAGLKALIIANSPASMELWCAAAHELRQALPAEVQATLLRHEAAGTTDSAEYRAASDVYYARHVCRLQPEPAEVLRTNAAIDADPTVYHTMNGPTEFHVIGSLRNWSIIERLPRIEVPTLLISGRFDEATPATVQPFADGIRDVRWQIFEASSHMPHVEEREACMACVGAFLAHVE, encoded by the coding sequence ATGCAGGTTCACGAAGGTTATGCCGATTTCCGTGGCTATCGGACATGGTTCCGGGTCACCGGCGACTTGAAGTCCGGGCGCCTGCCCTTGATCGTCGCGCACGGCGGCCCCGGCTGCACCCATGACTACGTCGACAGTTTCAAGGACCTGGCCGATACGGGGCGCGCCGTGGTGCACTACGACCAACTCGGCAATGGCCGCTCCACCCATCTGCGCGACGCACCCGCTGACTTCTGGAATGTAGAGTTATTCCTGGCAGAACTGAACAACCTGATCGAACACCTGCACATCCGCGAGTACGCGCTGCTGGGCCAGTCCTGGGGCGGCATGCTCGGGGCTGAACACGCGGTACGCCAACCCGCCGGGTTAAAGGCATTGATCATCGCCAATTCGCCCGCCTCCATGGAGCTGTGGTGCGCCGCCGCGCATGAACTGCGCCAGGCACTGCCCGCCGAGGTGCAAGCCACCCTGCTGCGCCATGAGGCGGCCGGCACCACCGACAGCGCCGAGTACCGCGCGGCCTCGGATGTGTATTACGCCCGCCACGTCTGCCGCCTCCAGCCGGAGCCCGCCGAAGTGCTGCGCACCAATGCCGCCATCGACGCCGACCCCACCGTGTATCACACCATGAACGGCCCCACTGAGTTCCATGTGATCGGCAGCCTGCGCAACTGGAGCATCATCGAGCGCCTGCCACGCATCGAGGTGCCGACGCTGTTGATCTCCGGACGCTTCGATGAAGCCACGCCCGCCACGGTACAGCCGTTTGCCGATGGCATCCGCGACGTGCGCTGGCAGATTTTTGAGGCGTCGAGCCATATGCCGCACGTTGAAGAGCGTGAGGCGTGCATGGCGTGTGTGGGAGCGTTTCTGGCGCACGTGGAGTAA
- a CDS encoding bestrophin family protein has product MKAAIVKKYRLIIKTMGYVGWALFWLLLWDVAVTVDFMLFLTTKINLPLMPLTLLGSALVVLISFRNSSAYNRWWEARTLWGAMVNNSRSFARQVLTLLEDPEGEVNPVKATLLRRHVAYVNCLAAHLKGRPCPDEVRAFIPADEFARNGATNNFANDILTGSATLLAREYKAGHLDSIRLARLESTLVDLSNAQGGMERIANTPLPYPYVYFPRLFISLFCLIVPVGLVESLGWFTPLASTVVGFMLLAIERIGTDLQSPFHSSEHQIQMETICETIEKNLQSMQRDALA; this is encoded by the coding sequence TTGAAAGCCGCCATCGTCAAAAAGTACCGTCTGATTATCAAAACCATGGGTTATGTGGGTTGGGCCTTGTTCTGGCTTTTGTTATGGGATGTGGCCGTCACGGTCGATTTCATGTTGTTCCTGACCACCAAGATTAACTTGCCGCTGATGCCACTGACCCTGCTGGGTTCGGCGCTGGTGGTGTTGATCAGTTTTCGTAACAGCAGCGCCTATAACCGCTGGTGGGAAGCACGCACGTTATGGGGCGCGATGGTGAATAACTCGCGCAGTTTTGCCCGCCAGGTGCTGACGCTGCTGGAAGATCCCGAGGGCGAGGTGAACCCGGTCAAGGCCACCCTGTTGCGCCGCCATGTGGCCTATGTGAACTGCCTGGCGGCGCACCTCAAGGGCCGGCCGTGCCCGGATGAAGTGCGTGCGTTTATCCCCGCCGACGAGTTTGCGCGTAACGGCGCCACCAATAACTTTGCCAATGACATCCTCACCGGCTCGGCGACGTTGTTGGCCCGCGAATACAAGGCCGGGCACCTGGACAGTATTCGCTTGGCGCGGCTGGAGTCGACATTGGTGGACCTGTCCAACGCCCAGGGCGGCATGGAGCGTATCGCCAATACGCCGCTGCCCTACCCTTACGTGTATTTCCCGCGGCTGTTTATCTCGCTGTTCTGCCTGATCGTGCCGGTGGGCCTGGTGGAATCCCTGGGCTGGTTCACACCGCTGGCCTCGACGGTGGTGGGCTTTATGCTGCTGGCGATCGAACGCATCGGCACCGACCTGCAAAGCCCGTTTCACTCCAGCGAACACCAGATCCAGATGGAAACCATCTGCGAAACCATCGAGAAAAACCTGCAGTCAATGCAACGTGATGCGCTGGCTTAA
- a CDS encoding diguanylate cyclase produces MPANLKLRPRMRRLLSPAVTQAELIGIIAWLGVLLIHPAMQLDIYLLAITLGLSGVCCLHRMTANFFLWRVLGGIYGVLLSVGFAYVISTHGELRIFALPLAVTLVISSAILFISAQDYLICVTLVWLILWPCMQVDIYAGAQVYLYIFCAASISVGFILNFSYLKNLRSVLLVESEFREMAETDYLTSILNRRAFMQSFDALIASGQRGYFMMLDIDSFKQKNDLYGHDVGDRILCSMATCLKTTQGSHSFGRIGGEEFGVLLLGDDPAVACDFARDLLQAIRGSVAAPHNYTCSAGMARFSPGDEMSAVLKNADRNLYGAKHNGKDRAYLEGKPIELQERATAQ; encoded by the coding sequence ATGCCCGCTAACTTGAAGTTAAGGCCGAGGATGCGCAGGTTACTGTCACCGGCGGTGACGCAGGCCGAGTTGATAGGGATTATTGCCTGGCTAGGCGTATTGTTAATTCATCCGGCCATGCAGCTGGATATTTATTTATTGGCCATCACCCTGGGCCTGTCGGGTGTGTGCTGCCTGCACCGCATGACCGCCAACTTTTTTCTGTGGCGAGTGTTGGGTGGCATTTACGGGGTGCTGCTGTCGGTGGGTTTTGCCTATGTGATCAGCACGCATGGGGAGCTGCGTATTTTTGCCTTGCCATTGGCGGTCACCCTGGTGATCAGCAGTGCCATCCTGTTCATCAGTGCTCAGGATTATCTGATCTGCGTCACATTGGTCTGGCTGATTCTGTGGCCCTGCATGCAGGTGGATATATACGCGGGCGCCCAGGTCTACCTGTATATTTTTTGCGCCGCGTCGATCTCCGTGGGTTTTATCCTGAATTTCTCCTACTTGAAGAACTTGCGATCGGTATTGCTGGTAGAGAGTGAGTTTCGCGAAATGGCCGAGACGGACTACCTGACCTCCATTCTCAATCGGCGTGCCTTCATGCAAAGCTTCGATGCGCTGATTGCCAGCGGCCAGCGTGGCTATTTCATGATGTTGGATATCGACAGTTTCAAACAGAAAAATGACCTGTACGGGCATGATGTGGGTGACAGGATTCTCTGCTCAATGGCCACCTGCCTGAAAACCACCCAAGGCAGTCACAGTTTCGGCAGGATCGGCGGCGAAGAGTTCGGCGTGCTGTTGTTGGGCGACGACCCGGCCGTTGCCTGTGATTTCGCCCGGGATTTGTTACAGGCCATCCGAGGCAGCGTGGCGGCGCCGCACAACTACACGTGCAGCGCGGGAATGGCGCGGTTTTCGCCCGGGGACGAGATGTCGGCGGTACTCAAAAACGCTGACCGCAACCTGTATGGCGCCAAGCATAATGGCAAGGACCGGGCCTATCTGGAGGGCAAGCCGATTGAGTTGCAAGAGCGTGCAACGGCGCAATGA
- a CDS encoding SOS response-associated peptidase family protein, with the protein MCGRLSQYRGIHDFVAALSMPNALANSVGDQPLERYNVAPTTPVALLHLDNDLLHADPVRWGWRPHWSKERLLPINARVEKVAHGAFFRAIWPHRAIAPVDNWFEWVDEGCAKKQPYLIRRRDAAPVFCAAIGQLPDADEGAGAHDGFVIITADSAGGMVDIHDRRPVVFTPELAREWLDPATSHSRAEQMVLLQGEPADVFEWFKVDSAVGNTRNNGPALIQPC; encoded by the coding sequence ATGTGCGGACGACTTTCGCAGTACCGCGGTATTCATGACTTTGTGGCGGCGCTGAGCATGCCCAATGCCCTGGCCAATAGCGTGGGCGACCAGCCGCTTGAGCGCTACAACGTGGCGCCGACCACACCTGTGGCGTTGCTGCACCTGGACAATGACCTTTTGCACGCTGACCCGGTGCGGTGGGGTTGGCGCCCGCACTGGAGCAAAGAGCGCCTGCTGCCGATCAACGCCCGCGTTGAGAAGGTCGCGCACGGCGCGTTCTTTCGTGCGATCTGGCCGCATCGCGCGATTGCCCCTGTCGATAACTGGTTTGAATGGGTGGATGAAGGCTGTGCGAAAAAGCAGCCCTACCTGATCCGTCGCCGCGACGCTGCGCCGGTATTCTGTGCCGCCATCGGCCAGTTGCCCGACGCCGATGAGGGCGCGGGCGCACACGATGGCTTCGTGATCATCACCGCCGACAGCGCCGGTGGCATGGTCGACATCCACGACCGCAGGCCGGTGGTGTTCACCCCTGAGCTGGCCCGTGAGTGGCTGGACCCGGCCACCTCTCACAGTCGCGCCGAGCAGATGGTGCTGTTGCAGGGCGAGCCGGCAGACGTGTTCGAATGGTTCAAGGTCGACAGTGCGGTGGGCAACACACGCAACAATGGGCCTGCGTTGATCCAGCCATGCTGA
- a CDS encoding FadR/GntR family transcriptional regulator, translated as MDHQPPKPRKSQHAQIVQDLGMHIVSGRFKPEERLPMEATLCEEYQVSRSVLREATRVLSAKGLVYSKPRVGAVVRPRVKWHLLDPDVLSWLMQSTPHSEFFNTLAGVRRILEPEIAAMAATTATAEDIATIETAYLGMETAKTHDDLLQADLDFHRAIADATRNDLLAYMCNMLSLPLRESINITNRRPDIQGLSLPRHKAILTAIQNRDALGARHASLVQLDDTRVALDTVMNVLTPL; from the coding sequence ATGGATCACCAGCCGCCCAAGCCGCGCAAGAGCCAGCATGCCCAGATCGTTCAGGACTTGGGCATGCACATCGTTTCCGGGCGCTTCAAGCCTGAGGAGCGCCTGCCCATGGAAGCCACGCTGTGCGAGGAATACCAGGTCAGCCGCTCGGTGTTGCGTGAGGCGACCCGCGTGCTCAGCGCCAAGGGCCTGGTGTACTCCAAACCACGGGTGGGCGCGGTGGTGCGGCCACGGGTGAAATGGCATTTGCTTGACCCGGACGTGCTGTCCTGGCTGATGCAGTCCACGCCCCACAGCGAGTTCTTCAACACCCTGGCCGGTGTGCGGCGCATCCTCGAACCGGAAATCGCCGCCATGGCGGCGACCACGGCCACCGCCGAAGACATCGCCACCATCGAAACCGCCTACCTGGGCATGGAAACCGCCAAGACCCACGACGACCTGCTGCAGGCCGACCTGGACTTCCACCGCGCCATCGCCGACGCGACCCGCAACGATCTGCTCGCCTACATGTGCAATATGCTGTCGTTGCCGCTGCGCGAATCGATCAACATCACCAACCGCCGCCCCGACATCCAGGGCCTGAGCCTGCCCCGCCACAAAGCGATCCTCACCGCCATCCAGAACCGTGACGCCCTCGGCGCCCGGCACGCTTCGTTGGTGCAACTGGATGACACGCGGGTGGCGCTGGACACGGTGATGAACGTGCTCACGCCGCTGTAA